A genomic segment from Lignipirellula cremea encodes:
- a CDS encoding flagellar hook-basal body complex protein, with protein sequence MGLASALSTALTGLTAAESTIDVVGNNLANAQTVGFKASSAVFATQFLQTQSIGAAPSANNGGLNPKQVGLGALVADIRPDFTPGTIEPSSSPTDLAIQGSGFFQVQASTGETLFTRNGIFDTNSQNQLVNVNGDRVLGYGIDDEFQIQRTSLTPLEIPLGSAAVAAATKNVYLEGTLTPTGDVADTAEVVQSAILGDGATPRADATATSIAVASRPNEGGIVVSHTEGAGTHAEGDVFKYRFTFTDASGTESTPSDPITVTVPVGDAAANNAIQLSPLPTTATYSSVNIYRTAAGGDDFFQLDTAAVGATYIDDNSVALSATPLDETVVTGNYSYLVTYYRNGDPESRPSVLLGPENVLNGRIQLKDLPTPPVPGPTDLYPDYDEVRIYRNLSTDPNSFYLVDTVAPGGDYTDSKTDAEISNLATFGNKKIDLDGPKINANTRLVDVVRRDGFAFEPQFQEGVLEFDGRKGERALESKEFIVTADSTVQDLIEFMNDSLGIQTAIDDPNHPIPNSLNTISGETGTLPPGAVVTNGQIRVVSNNGVDSAVGLSLSSFTLTTTTGEVSNPNLSFGVIQEAKGQSAVADFIAYDSLGIPLNLRVTTVLESRTGSATTYRWFADSGDNDPASGSDVSVGTGLVTFDGEGGFLSSTNTTIAVDRRNIPSSSPLEFKLDFSGVSGLSSEKASLAATRQDGSGSGSLSSFTIGDDGVIRGVFTNGVSRDLGQIQLARFANPSGLVQRGLNLYAQGVNSGLPVQGGPGENGIGSVVSGAVELSNTDIGRNLIDLVLATTQYRGNSRVISTSQQLFDELLNIRR encoded by the coding sequence ATGGGTCTCGCATCGGCGCTCAGCACGGCGTTAACCGGTTTGACGGCTGCAGAATCGACGATCGATGTCGTCGGTAATAATCTGGCCAATGCCCAGACCGTTGGTTTCAAGGCTTCCTCAGCCGTTTTTGCGACCCAGTTCCTGCAGACCCAGTCCATTGGAGCGGCCCCGTCGGCAAACAACGGCGGTCTGAATCCCAAACAGGTCGGCCTGGGCGCCCTCGTCGCGGATATCCGGCCGGACTTTACCCCCGGCACGATTGAGCCCAGTTCCAGCCCCACCGATCTGGCCATTCAGGGGAGCGGCTTTTTCCAGGTCCAGGCCAGCACGGGCGAAACGCTGTTCACGCGGAACGGTATTTTTGACACCAACTCGCAGAACCAGCTGGTGAATGTCAACGGCGACCGCGTACTAGGCTATGGAATCGATGATGAGTTCCAGATTCAACGCACTTCGCTGACGCCTTTGGAGATTCCGCTCGGCTCGGCCGCGGTGGCGGCGGCGACCAAGAATGTGTATCTGGAAGGTACGCTGACGCCGACCGGCGATGTGGCTGATACGGCCGAAGTGGTGCAAAGCGCGATTCTGGGCGATGGAGCGACTCCCCGCGCCGACGCCACGGCGACCAGCATTGCCGTTGCCTCCCGTCCCAACGAAGGCGGGATCGTTGTGTCCCACACCGAAGGCGCCGGTACGCATGCAGAGGGCGATGTCTTCAAATATCGGTTTACGTTCACCGACGCCAGCGGCACGGAGAGCACGCCCTCGGACCCGATCACGGTGACCGTCCCGGTCGGCGATGCGGCAGCGAACAATGCGATCCAGCTGTCCCCCCTGCCGACGACGGCAACCTATTCCAGTGTGAACATCTACCGCACAGCGGCGGGCGGCGATGATTTCTTTCAACTGGATACCGCCGCGGTCGGAGCGACGTACATCGACGACAACAGCGTGGCGCTCAGTGCGACCCCGCTGGACGAAACCGTCGTGACCGGCAACTACAGCTACCTGGTGACCTACTACCGGAACGGCGACCCGGAAAGCCGGCCTTCGGTGCTGCTCGGTCCCGAGAACGTGCTGAACGGGCGCATCCAGCTGAAAGACCTGCCGACCCCGCCTGTACCGGGTCCTACCGACCTCTACCCCGATTACGACGAAGTTCGCATTTACCGAAACCTGTCGACCGATCCCAACTCTTTTTACCTGGTCGATACGGTCGCACCCGGCGGCGACTATACCGACAGCAAAACCGACGCGGAGATCTCCAACCTGGCGACCTTCGGGAACAAAAAGATCGACCTCGACGGACCAAAAATCAACGCGAATACGCGGCTGGTGGATGTGGTGCGCCGCGACGGCTTTGCGTTTGAACCGCAGTTTCAAGAAGGCGTGCTGGAATTCGATGGACGCAAAGGGGAACGCGCCCTGGAATCGAAAGAGTTTATCGTCACGGCCGATTCGACGGTGCAGGATCTGATCGAGTTCATGAACGACTCGCTCGGCATCCAGACCGCGATTGACGATCCCAACCACCCGATTCCCAATTCGCTCAATACGATCTCCGGCGAGACAGGCACCTTGCCGCCTGGCGCGGTGGTCACCAACGGTCAGATTCGCGTCGTCAGTAACAACGGCGTCGATAGCGCCGTCGGCCTCAGCCTGTCTTCGTTCACGCTGACCACCACAACGGGCGAAGTCTCCAATCCCAATCTTAGCTTCGGCGTTATCCAGGAAGCCAAAGGCCAGAGCGCCGTCGCCGACTTCATCGCTTACGATAGCCTGGGTATTCCGCTGAACTTGCGCGTCACCACCGTGCTGGAGTCGCGCACCGGGTCCGCTACTACGTACCGCTGGTTTGCTGATTCGGGCGACAACGATCCGGCCAGCGGCTCCGATGTTTCGGTCGGCACCGGCCTGGTCACGTTCGACGGGGAAGGCGGTTTCCTGTCGTCCACCAATACGACAATCGCGGTTGATCGCCGGAACATTCCTTCCAGCTCGCCGTTGGAGTTCAAACTGGATTTCTCCGGTGTTTCGGGCTTGTCCTCGGAGAAAGCCAGCCTCGCGGCGACCCGCCAGGATGGTTCCGGATCCGGTTCCCTGTCGAGCTTCACCATTGGCGACGACGGCGTGATCCGCGGCGTGTTCACCAACGGCGTGAGTCGCGATCTGGGGCAGATCCAGCTGGCCCGTTTCGCCAACCCGTCCGGTCTGGTGCAACGCGGTTTGAACCTGTACGCCCAGGGGGTGAACTCCGGCCTGCCCGTCCAGGGCGGACCGGGCGAGAATGGCATCGGCTCCGTGGTGTCCGGCGCCGTGGAATTGTCGAATACCGACATCGGTCGTAACCTGATCGACCTGGTCCTGGCGACGACCCAGTATCGAGGCAACTCGCGAGTCATCTCGACCTCGCAGCAACTGTTCGACGAACTGCTCAACATTCGTCGTTAA
- a CDS encoding flagellar hook assembly protein FlgD produces MSRIAGTDSSQFTTSKTEGSGTALGDVDLDQFLQLMIAEMQNQDPLNPMENSEMLAQIAQLREISSSDKLTSTLGNVSEGQSLATASGLIGKTVSALDEESKNVTGVVDRISVDINDDGIRQFKVHIDGHSVDLDKIREVIEDAAPAV; encoded by the coding sequence ATGTCGAGAATAGCGGGTACGGATTCCAGCCAGTTCACCACCAGCAAAACCGAAGGTTCGGGGACGGCGCTCGGCGATGTTGATCTCGATCAATTCCTGCAGTTGATGATCGCCGAGATGCAGAACCAGGATCCGCTCAATCCGATGGAAAACTCGGAGATGCTGGCGCAGATTGCCCAGCTGCGGGAGATCAGCTCCAGCGATAAATTGACTTCGACCCTGGGCAACGTGTCGGAAGGACAAAGCCTGGCGACCGCCAGCGGCCTGATCGGCAAGACCGTATCGGCCCTTGATGAAGAGTCGAAAAACGTGACGGGCGTGGTCGATCGGATTTCTGTCGATATCAACGACGACGGAATCCGCCAATTCAAGGTGCACATTGACGGGCATTCGGTCGATCTAGATAAAATTCGCGAAGTGATCGAAGATGCCGCTCCGGCGGTTTAG
- a CDS encoding DUF1501 domain-containing protein, with protein sequence MLQIQGDATATTCDGVTRRDFLQAGALGAVGLTLPQLMAAEAAAGSPGNDRNVILIFNLGAPSQMDTFDPKPDAPAEIRGPFKPIATKSPAISITEILPKHAALADHFSIVRSCFHTAPAVHDTGHQMLQTGRLFSGGVNTPHAGCALAYLRGRKTDLPPHVILPEPMGRTGGNLPHGQDAGFLGKAHDPFALMADPSQPNFKVPDLLPPQEIGEARLSRRKKMREIVEQSIDQFETSQAAELMDSNFQAAYRLMTSPQAREAFDLSKEPSRLRDKYGRNRFGQCCLLARRLIEAGVRFVTVNTFLTVFDEITWDIHGSKPFTSIEGMKDIVAPMYDQAYAALIEDLIDRGLLENTLVCNLAEFGRTPRINPAGGRDHWPQCWSMYFAGGGVQGGRVVGKSDPTGGYPVERPTDPAEVVATIYHSLGLDLETPLPGPAGRPFPLVDFGKHEIKELF encoded by the coding sequence AGCAGCGGCCGGCTCGCCGGGGAACGATCGTAACGTGATCCTGATCTTTAATCTGGGCGCGCCCAGCCAGATGGACACGTTCGACCCCAAGCCGGACGCCCCGGCCGAAATACGGGGGCCGTTCAAGCCGATCGCCACCAAAAGCCCTGCGATCAGCATCACCGAGATTCTGCCGAAGCACGCCGCCCTGGCCGATCACTTTTCGATTGTCCGCAGCTGCTTCCATACAGCCCCGGCGGTTCACGATACGGGCCATCAAATGCTGCAGACGGGCCGGCTGTTCTCCGGCGGCGTGAACACGCCGCATGCCGGTTGCGCACTGGCGTATCTGCGGGGACGAAAAACCGATCTGCCGCCGCATGTGATCCTGCCCGAACCGATGGGCCGCACCGGCGGCAACCTGCCGCACGGGCAGGACGCAGGCTTTCTCGGCAAGGCGCATGATCCGTTCGCCCTGATGGCCGATCCCTCGCAGCCCAACTTCAAAGTTCCCGACCTGTTGCCCCCGCAAGAGATCGGCGAAGCCCGCTTGTCGCGGCGGAAGAAAATGCGGGAAATCGTGGAGCAGTCGATCGACCAGTTCGAAACCAGCCAGGCCGCCGAACTGATGGACAGCAACTTCCAGGCGGCCTACCGACTAATGACCAGTCCCCAGGCTCGCGAGGCGTTTGATCTGTCGAAAGAACCGTCCCGCCTGAGGGATAAGTATGGGCGAAACCGTTTTGGCCAGTGCTGTCTGCTGGCCCGGCGGCTGATCGAAGCGGGCGTGCGGTTTGTCACGGTGAATACGTTTCTGACCGTGTTCGACGAAATCACCTGGGACATCCACGGCTCGAAGCCGTTTACTTCGATCGAAGGGATGAAAGATATCGTCGCGCCGATGTATGACCAGGCGTATGCGGCCCTGATCGAAGACCTGATCGACCGCGGCCTGTTAGAGAATACGCTGGTCTGCAACCTGGCCGAGTTTGGCCGCACCCCGCGGATCAATCCGGCCGGCGGGCGGGATCACTGGCCCCAGTGCTGGTCGATGTACTTCGCCGGCGGCGGCGTGCAAGGCGGGCGGGTCGTGGGCAAGAGCGATCCGACCGGCGGCTATCCGGTGGAACGTCCGACCGATCCGGCGGAAGTGGTGGCGACCATTTACCACAGCCTGGGGCTGGACCTGGAAACCCCGTTGCCGGGTCCGGCTGGCCGCCCGTTCCCGCTGGTCGATTTCGGCAAGCATGAGATTAAAGAGCTGTTCTAA